In Gossypium arboreum isolate Shixiya-1 chromosome 5, ASM2569848v2, whole genome shotgun sequence, a single genomic region encodes these proteins:
- the LOC108451625 gene encoding uncharacterized protein LOC108451625 encodes MTDLRAMFARLSLFDDGSLLAELQIESGSTLDFGLNSDGVLCFRGRICVPNDSDLRQLILREAHNSPYAMHRGGNKMYHDLSKLYWWPGSKREVTDFIAHCLTCQQVKAEHQLPLSLL; translated from the exons ATGACGGATTTGAGAGCAATGTTCGCTCGACTTAGTCtatttgatgatggaagtttgttagctgagttgcaa ATTGAGAGTGGCAGTACTTTGGATTTTGGGCTAAATAGTGATGgtgttctgtgtttccgaggtcGAATCTGTGTGCCAAAtgactctgatttaaggcagtTGATTCTGAGGGAGGCACAtaatagcccttatgctatgcatcgcGGTGGTAATAAAATGTACCATGATCTTTctaagttgtattggtggccaggatcGAAGCGTGAAGTTACTGATTTCATTGCTCATTGTCTGACgtgtcagcaagttaaggctgagcaccaattgcctttgAGTTTGCTATAG